One genomic window of Eisenibacter elegans DSM 3317 includes the following:
- a CDS encoding leucine-rich repeat domain-containing protein, with protein MQRFSIFSLCFMLWAATLPAQGYLDEVRERMEFLQKDPTYTSLTEALANPEAVKILNLSKKDLRELPATIGLLKNLHTLNLSGNRLRELPESIGRLSNLRILIVSSNKKLRALPNSLGELHKLELLDVYGNRLRELPESIGQLKKLHTLQVGYNRLRELPSNICQIDSLTLLYAYGNKLRYIPSCVGQMQTLRRIRLSKNKLDHLPADLGGWQAVTELHLYKNKLRELPHTLADTPQLVRLDLSYNPLRQLPEVLGRMPQLELLFWWKPKIPAEAQRGLQIQLPNTRIQWEAQRD; from the coding sequence ATGCAACGATTCTCAATATTCAGTCTTTGCTTCATGCTGTGGGCAGCCACACTACCCGCCCAAGGCTATCTCGACGAGGTGCGCGAGCGGATGGAGTTTTTGCAAAAAGACCCTACTTATACCTCCCTAACAGAGGCCTTGGCCAACCCTGAGGCTGTCAAGATTTTGAACTTGAGTAAAAAAGACCTGCGCGAACTCCCTGCCACCATCGGCTTACTCAAAAACCTACACACACTCAACCTCTCCGGTAACCGCCTGCGGGAGCTGCCCGAAAGCATTGGCCGCCTCAGCAACTTGCGGATACTGATTGTTTCGAGCAATAAAAAACTGCGGGCTTTGCCCAATAGTTTGGGCGAATTGCACAAGCTCGAACTACTCGATGTCTATGGCAACCGCCTGCGGGAGCTGCCCGAAAGCATTGGCCAGCTCAAAAAGCTACACACCCTACAGGTAGGCTACAACCGCCTGAGGGAGTTGCCTTCTAACATTTGTCAAATTGATAGCCTGACCCTACTCTATGCCTATGGTAACAAACTACGCTACATCCCTTCTTGTGTAGGGCAAATGCAAACCCTCCGGCGCATTCGCCTAAGCAAGAACAAACTCGACCACCTACCGGCAGATCTTGGCGGATGGCAAGCCGTAACCGAATTGCATTTATACAAAAACAAACTCCGAGAGTTGCCCCACACCTTGGCCGATACTCCCCAGTTGGTACGCCTCGACCTGAGCTACAACCCCCTCCGGCAGCTCCCCGAAGTGCTAGGGCGCATGCCCCAGCTCGAACTACTCTTTTGGTGGAAGCCCAAAATCCCTGCCGAAGCCCAACGCGGACTTCAAATCCAACTCCCTAATACCCGCATTCAGTGGGAAGCCCAACGTGATTAG
- a CDS encoding NINE protein gives MERKEKKNKYVAAILAGFFGSFGVHRFYLGQNSMGVGYLLGTFSIIGLPIVSLISWVDLIGFLIMPEDRFDERYNGALLANARKSFIGQPTSVVNVADEIRKLDALFTDGIITFEEYERRKQRLINL, from the coding sequence ATGGAAAGAAAAGAGAAAAAAAACAAATATGTAGCGGCAATTCTAGCGGGTTTTTTTGGCAGTTTCGGAGTACATCGGTTTTATTTGGGGCAAAATAGTATGGGGGTCGGATACCTCTTGGGAACATTCAGCATCATTGGTTTGCCAATAGTATCCCTGATTTCTTGGGTGGATTTGATAGGGTTTTTGATTATGCCCGAAGACCGATTTGACGAACGTTACAATGGAGCATTACTAGCCAATGCCCGAAAAAGTTTCATAGGCCAACCAACGTCAGTTGTCAATGTCGCCGATGAGATACGCAAATTGGACGCACTTTTTACAGATGGCATCATTACTTTTGAAGAGTATGAACGCCGCAAACAACGGCTCATCAACTTGTAG
- a CDS encoding bifunctional metallophosphatase/5'-nucleotidase, with the protein MKHLFAWLFLTLLPPSLLSAQQAEMIFLHINDVYEIGGVSGGQYGHLARVAALKQQLQAQNPHTYLVLSGDFLNPSVFGTMKYEDRPIRGRQMVETMNAAGVDFVCFGNHEFDISESELLERIELSEFEWIATNTFHQTTQGVRPFTRRGQPFDRAKTLLIPADNGNDTLRLGLIGICLPYNNPPHSYFTDMYQSAAQAYDSLRPLTHSIVALTHLNEAEDRVFAERIPGIPLLMGGHDHDHMLHQVGNTTIAKADANARTAYIHRLRYDFATQQTYIDSELVLLDEQIPHEPNTKAVVEHWTNIAFEYMRNLGFDPEEVITQLTEPLEARESEVRNRQTNMGQILADAMREAWGKEVDCGLVGGGAIRIDDQVRGQLTQYDIMRILPFGGQVVKAAITGTTLVALLEAGQANKGSGGYLQHDSRISKKKDQWLINNKPIQANKNYHVALNDYLLTGKEKNMDFMNEANKSQVLEVMYIDTPTDPRSDIRKALIAYLKAK; encoded by the coding sequence ATGAAACATCTTTTTGCTTGGTTGTTTTTAACCCTCCTTCCCCCTTCGCTGCTATCCGCCCAGCAAGCTGAGATGATTTTTTTACATATCAATGATGTGTATGAAATTGGTGGTGTGAGCGGAGGACAATACGGCCATTTGGCTCGTGTGGCCGCTCTCAAACAACAACTCCAAGCACAAAACCCACATACATATCTGGTACTTTCGGGTGATTTCCTCAACCCTTCCGTTTTTGGGACAATGAAGTATGAAGACCGCCCCATTCGTGGCCGTCAGATGGTCGAAACCATGAATGCCGCTGGTGTAGATTTTGTTTGTTTTGGTAATCACGAATTCGATATCAGTGAAAGCGAGCTGCTTGAGCGTATTGAACTTTCTGAATTTGAGTGGATAGCTACCAATACTTTTCATCAAACAACACAAGGTGTGCGCCCCTTTACACGCCGTGGGCAGCCCTTTGACCGCGCCAAAACCCTGCTCATCCCTGCCGATAATGGCAACGACACCCTCCGCCTTGGGCTTATCGGCATTTGCTTGCCCTACAACAACCCGCCCCACAGCTACTTTACTGACATGTACCAATCGGCAGCACAAGCCTACGACAGCCTGCGTCCTCTTACCCACAGCATAGTAGCTCTCACCCACCTCAACGAAGCCGAAGACCGTGTTTTTGCTGAACGTATACCCGGCATACCCCTGCTAATGGGCGGCCACGACCACGACCACATGCTTCACCAAGTTGGCAACACCACCATCGCCAAGGCCGATGCCAATGCGCGCACGGCCTACATACACCGCCTGCGCTATGATTTTGCTACTCAACAAACCTATATCGACTCCGAACTCGTCCTGCTCGATGAGCAAATCCCTCACGAGCCTAATACCAAGGCCGTTGTAGAACATTGGACTAACATCGCCTTTGAGTATATGCGCAACCTTGGCTTTGATCCCGAAGAAGTCATCACCCAACTCACCGAACCACTCGAAGCCCGCGAATCAGAAGTCCGTAACCGCCAAACCAACATGGGGCAAATTTTGGCTGATGCCATGCGAGAAGCTTGGGGCAAAGAAGTAGACTGTGGACTTGTGGGTGGGGGGGCTATCCGCATCGACGACCAAGTCCGTGGCCAACTCACTCAGTATGATATTATGCGCATTCTGCCCTTTGGTGGGCAAGTCGTCAAGGCGGCCATCACTGGAACCACCCTCGTCGCCCTATTAGAAGCAGGACAAGCCAACAAAGGCTCCGGCGGATACCTCCAACACGACAGCCGTATCAGCAAGAAAAAAGACCAATGGCTGATCAATAACAAACCGATTCAAGCCAACAAAAACTACCACGTCGCGCTGAATGACTACCTACTTACGGGCAAGGAAAAAAATATGGATTTTATGAATGAGGCTAATAAGTCTCAAGTCTTGGAAGTGATGTATATTGACACCCCCACAGACCCACGCAGCGACATCCGTAAGGCCCTGATAGCCTATCTGAAAGCTAAATAA
- a CDS encoding PAS domain S-box protein, with protein MAQRLRLRNSARIRTALFFNFFLITITTSYILTGSYFVSLEKYQILLEAVDQNINTANQLVVYANQLARDKASVRPAIDEATNSIDLNLNILNQGGVYEFNRQSYELPPCDPNLTGSLTEIYKVWKEFKKQIEQIRRTPAFIQSGIISIPNPSMQNQLNTLENLLEELTVASNKFKRGYSQISEEKKDNANNLLLVLFLINLGFIAFGLLLLRWLIFLPLKRVTSVAELIADGDLSRKIDLQTENEVGLISDALNRLIDKIRDATDFIRTIEEGNLDVEYTSDESIESDTLALALIEMRERMKQVASQERERSWVTEGLAKFAEILQTHNNNTERLAYEIIANIVRYTNATQGALFVVNRDDPQDVHLSLAAAYAYERRKYRSKRIDIGETLAGQAYKDMDTIYLTEIPENYVEISSGMGGARPRCLLIIPLKINEIAYGIIELASFQEFKPYEIEFLERLGENVAATLNSTQSNERTKALLEESNAITLQMQEQEREMARNLEQLQRAQEEMRKNEEILSAQSYTLQNTLINAELDMQGRIITVNKLFLDTMGIKESAESLVGRDYRTFIPAYDEYAVREFEEIWDLLKNGKPASGSYKRLASNGMEKWIRATYSPINDKNGKPYKVIKAGFDVTLEKNARLDFQQQLDSFRRFNAVVEFDVEGNFLEVNEIFTQIMGYTKAELVGRPHTLVVPPEEAESEEFKELWARLQRGEFYSAEMRRITKYGEEVWLQGSFNPILDNNGKPYKIIEFIIDITERKKAEKAIIASQRETESKESNLRAIINNTDEIIITMNSQLLISGFNEKARATYEDMGIQLANGLPISETFPKNKTTEFEELYQRCLNGEKFSIEEFIHNYRTHTASLYEMTFYPTTDAQGAVNGVAMFAKDLTEIRKKEKEFDKLQRQVKTQRQSIEKLEKTRSELRKELKAKEEELQQVQKSSE; from the coding sequence ATGGCACAAAGACTCAGACTACGCAACTCGGCACGTATTCGTACAGCCCTGTTTTTCAACTTTTTCCTCATTACGATTACTACCAGTTATATCCTAACAGGTAGCTATTTTGTCAGTTTGGAGAAATACCAAATACTTTTGGAGGCGGTAGACCAAAACATCAACACGGCCAACCAATTGGTAGTGTATGCCAACCAACTGGCTCGTGATAAGGCCAGTGTGCGGCCTGCTATTGATGAAGCGACCAACAGTATCGACCTGAATCTCAATATCTTGAATCAAGGTGGTGTTTATGAATTTAATCGGCAGAGCTACGAGCTTCCGCCCTGCGACCCTAATCTTACGGGTTCACTAACAGAGATTTATAAGGTTTGGAAGGAATTCAAAAAACAAATAGAGCAAATCCGGCGTACTCCGGCATTTATCCAGAGTGGGATTATATCTATCCCCAATCCTTCGATGCAAAACCAGCTCAATACTCTCGAAAACCTACTCGAAGAACTGACCGTAGCCAGCAACAAGTTTAAGCGCGGTTATAGCCAAATTTCGGAAGAGAAAAAAGACAATGCCAACAACCTTCTCTTGGTGCTTTTCTTGATCAACCTAGGTTTTATTGCTTTTGGTTTGTTATTGTTGCGCTGGCTGATATTCTTGCCACTCAAAAGGGTAACTTCTGTAGCCGAATTGATTGCCGACGGAGATCTGAGCCGCAAAATAGACTTACAGACAGAGAACGAAGTAGGGTTGATTAGCGACGCGCTCAACCGACTGATTGATAAGATTCGGGATGCGACGGACTTTATCCGCACAATTGAAGAAGGAAATCTTGATGTAGAATATACCAGCGACGAAAGCATAGAAAGCGATACGCTGGCGCTTGCCCTCATCGAAATGCGTGAGCGGATGAAGCAAGTAGCCTCCCAAGAACGAGAGCGTTCTTGGGTTACGGAAGGCTTGGCCAAGTTTGCCGAAATCTTACAAACACATAACAACAACACCGAACGCCTCGCCTATGAGATTATCGCCAATATCGTTCGGTACACCAATGCTACTCAAGGGGCACTCTTTGTGGTCAATCGCGACGACCCTCAGGATGTACACCTGTCTTTAGCGGCAGCCTACGCTTACGAAAGGCGCAAATACCGTAGCAAACGCATCGATATAGGTGAGACCTTGGCTGGCCAAGCTTATAAAGATATGGATACCATCTACTTAACCGAAATCCCCGAGAACTATGTCGAAATCAGCTCGGGTATGGGTGGTGCGCGCCCACGCTGCCTGCTGATCATACCACTGAAAATCAATGAAATAGCTTACGGCATCATCGAACTAGCCTCTTTCCAAGAGTTCAAGCCTTATGAGATAGAGTTTTTGGAACGCCTAGGCGAAAACGTAGCCGCTACCCTGAATAGCACCCAGTCTAACGAACGCACCAAGGCCTTGCTCGAAGAGTCTAATGCCATTACGCTACAAATGCAGGAACAAGAGCGCGAAATGGCACGCAACCTCGAACAACTTCAGCGTGCACAAGAAGAGATGCGTAAGAACGAAGAAATCCTCTCGGCACAATCTTATACCCTCCAAAATACACTCATCAACGCCGAACTGGATATGCAGGGGCGTATCATCACGGTCAATAAGTTGTTTTTGGATACCATGGGTATCAAGGAATCGGCAGAAAGCCTAGTAGGGCGCGATTACCGAACATTTATCCCTGCTTATGATGAGTATGCCGTACGCGAGTTTGAAGAAATATGGGACTTGCTCAAAAATGGTAAGCCAGCCTCTGGCTCCTATAAACGCCTAGCTAGCAACGGTATGGAGAAGTGGATACGGGCTACTTATTCTCCCATCAATGACAAAAACGGCAAGCCCTACAAGGTCATTAAAGCAGGGTTTGACGTAACACTGGAGAAAAACGCTCGCCTCGACTTCCAACAACAGCTTGATTCTTTCCGCCGATTCAATGCTGTAGTAGAGTTTGATGTAGAGGGCAACTTCTTGGAAGTCAATGAGATTTTCACCCAGATTATGGGCTATACCAAAGCAGAGCTAGTAGGACGGCCTCATACCCTTGTTGTCCCTCCTGAAGAAGCTGAAAGCGAAGAATTTAAAGAGCTTTGGGCGCGATTGCAGCGCGGCGAGTTTTACTCTGCCGAAATGCGCCGTATTACCAAATATGGGGAAGAGGTTTGGTTGCAAGGTAGCTTCAACCCCATCTTGGACAACAACGGTAAGCCCTACAAAATCATTGAATTTATCATTGATATTACCGAACGCAAAAAAGCTGAAAAGGCCATCATCGCCAGCCAAAGAGAGACTGAATCGAAAGAGTCGAACCTTCGGGCCATCATCAATAACACCGATGAAATCATCATCACGATGAACAGCCAACTGCTTATCAGCGGCTTCAACGAAAAGGCCCGTGCAACCTATGAAGATATGGGTATTCAATTGGCCAACGGCTTGCCTATCAGTGAGACATTCCCCAAAAACAAAACCACTGAGTTTGAGGAGTTATATCAACGTTGCCTCAATGGCGAAAAGTTTAGCATCGAAGAATTTATACACAACTACCGCACCCATACAGCCTCGTTGTATGAGATGACTTTCTACCCCACTACTGATGCTCAGGGTGCAGTCAATGGAGTGGCGATGTTTGCCAAAGACCTTACCGAAATTCGCAAGAAAGAAAAGGAGTTTGACAAACTACAACGGCAAGTAAAAACACAGCGACAGTCTATCGAAAAACTGGAAAAAACCCGCTCCGAGTTGCGCAAAGAACTTAAAGCCAAGGAAGAAGAACTACAGCAAGTGCAAAAATCATCGGAGTAA
- a CDS encoding CcmD family protein: MYTKHKIYTLLAALLLFVSAPTKLVAQTKLDSLMVSDGKLYVVAAVFALVMIGFFGYLIQIDRKLRRLEREAED; encoded by the coding sequence ATGTACACCAAACACAAGATATATACCCTCTTAGCCGCACTACTACTCTTCGTCAGCGCCCCCACAAAGCTCGTAGCCCAAACCAAACTCGATAGCCTGATGGTTTCTGACGGTAAATTATATGTAGTCGCTGCCGTTTTTGCTCTTGTAATGATAGGCTTTTTTGGCTATCTCATTCAAATAGACAGAAAGTTGCGCCGCCTTGAGCGCGAAGCAGAAGACTAA
- a CDS encoding SRPBCC family protein: MRLCLQTKVQQPYNQVFEGFTQELFLSLNPPFPKVRLERFDGCLTGDKVVIKLWFVFFWQTWEAYITHHEHLEGQAWLFVDEGAKLPFFLKKWKHHHRMIAQPDGGSLIVDDVQYHTPGGWLMDCLMYPALWLQFAYRKPIYRRMFKK; this comes from the coding sequence ATGCGACTATGTCTTCAGACTAAAGTACAACAGCCATACAATCAGGTATTTGAGGGCTTTACCCAAGAGCTATTCCTGAGCCTAAACCCTCCGTTCCCCAAGGTGAGGCTAGAGCGATTTGATGGCTGCCTGACCGGCGACAAGGTGGTGATTAAGCTGTGGTTTGTCTTTTTTTGGCAAACTTGGGAGGCTTACATCACTCATCACGAACACCTCGAAGGGCAGGCCTGGCTATTTGTAGACGAGGGAGCCAAGCTCCCTTTCTTCCTCAAAAAATGGAAACACCACCACCGAATGATAGCCCAACCGGATGGCGGTAGCCTCATCGTTGATGATGTACAATACCACACCCCCGGAGGCTGGCTGATGGATTGCTTGATGTACCCGGCCTTGTGGTTGCAGTTTGCCTATCGAAAGCCCATTTATAGGCGAATGTTTAAAAAATAA
- a CDS encoding PhzF family phenazine biosynthesis protein, with the protein MHKTLQIPIYQVDAFSNTVFGGNPAAVCPLDAWLPDSVLQKIAAENNLSETAFVVAQGEGVYALRWFTPIAEVTLCGHATLATAFALRYWQHSHADILHFDTLSGRLTVQVAPDGWYWLDFPADTPTPASVPMVLEEALGIVIDKVWKGQSDYMVRVADAATLRALKPDFRQLAKLEARGCIITAKADGHTPEADFVSRCFYPALGIDEDPVTGSAHTLLVPYWANELQKSKLQAVQISTRAGHLHCVWEAGQRVQLAGQAAPYLAGVLTVPID; encoded by the coding sequence ATGCATAAAACACTACAAATTCCCATTTATCAGGTAGATGCTTTTAGCAATACGGTTTTTGGAGGAAATCCGGCGGCTGTTTGCCCTTTGGATGCGTGGCTACCTGATTCTGTTTTACAGAAAATAGCTGCTGAAAACAACCTTTCCGAAACTGCTTTTGTTGTTGCCCAAGGGGAGGGCGTATATGCCTTGCGCTGGTTTACACCCATTGCAGAAGTAACGCTTTGTGGGCATGCTACCTTAGCCACTGCCTTTGCACTCCGATACTGGCAACACAGCCATGCAGACATACTTCACTTTGATACACTTAGTGGCCGCCTGACAGTGCAGGTAGCCCCTGATGGTTGGTATTGGCTCGATTTTCCGGCGGATACCCCCACACCAGCCAGTGTGCCAATGGTATTGGAAGAAGCCTTGGGGATTGTGATAGATAAGGTCTGGAAAGGCCAATCAGACTATATGGTGCGCGTGGCCGATGCGGCGACCTTGCGTGCGCTCAAGCCTGATTTCCGGCAGTTGGCCAAACTAGAGGCACGTGGGTGTATTATTACGGCCAAAGCAGATGGGCATACTCCTGAGGCTGACTTCGTATCGAGGTGTTTTTATCCTGCGCTAGGGATAGATGAAGACCCTGTTACGGGTTCAGCACATACACTCCTAGTACCCTATTGGGCTAACGAGCTACAGAAAAGCAAACTTCAAGCCGTACAAATCTCCACTAGAGCAGGGCATTTGCACTGTGTTTGGGAGGCTGGCCAAAGGGTACAACTAGCAGGGCAGGCCGCCCCTTATTTGGCAGGGGTATTGACTGTACCTATTGACTAA
- a CDS encoding NADH-quinone oxidoreductase subunit J family protein, which yields MLLLGLFAFFAALTVGSGLVVLATRQLLYAAFALLGALLGIAALYALAAAEFIAVAQLVVYVGGILVLLIFGIMLTHKAPDSLQMLLHERIVKPAEGPVSPARGLWLGVLLSLLLFAGLAYLIHLADFEHRPWIEEAVARPLPATYQTTPALGYQLMTYALLAFEVSALILLVALVGAAVIAAHPTKTDSQD from the coding sequence ATGCTACTCCTTGGTTTGTTTGCATTTTTTGCCGCCTTGACGGTCGGTTCGGGCTTGGTAGTCTTGGCTACCCGCCAGCTTTTGTATGCCGCCTTCGCCCTTTTGGGTGCGCTCTTGGGCATTGCTGCGCTTTATGCCCTAGCCGCCGCTGAGTTTATCGCCGTAGCACAGTTGGTGGTGTATGTAGGAGGTATTTTGGTCTTGCTGATTTTTGGTATTATGCTTACCCACAAAGCCCCCGACAGCTTACAAATGCTCTTACACGAGCGCATTGTCAAGCCTGCCGAAGGCCCTGTGTCGCCGGCAAGAGGCCTCTGGTTGGGGGTGTTGTTGAGCTTGTTGCTGTTTGCAGGATTGGCCTACCTTATTCATTTGGCCGATTTTGAGCACCGCCCTTGGATAGAAGAAGCTGTCGCTCGTCCCCTTCCGGCTACCTACCAAACCACGCCCGCCCTTGGCTACCAACTAATGACCTACGCCTTGTTGGCCTTTGAAGTATCAGCCCTCATCCTCTTGGTGGCGCTTGTGGGTGCTGCTGTCATCGCTGCTCATCCTACCAAAACAGATTCTCAAGACTAA
- a CDS encoding fasciclin domain-containing protein — protein sequence MKKLLLSFVIALFISPLVLLTSCGGGGETEAQDSELTETEMEPQEEEVAPMEEAPKAIVALAQSNPELSTLVAALQAAGLVEALEGDGPFTVFAPTNEAFAALGETLDELLKPENKERLANILKYHVVQGSVMSSDLTDNQKAATLNGAEITINTADGVQLNQKAKVTAADVTALNGVVHIIDAVILPPNAQ from the coding sequence ATGAAAAAGCTCCTGCTCTCATTTGTTATTGCGCTGTTTATCAGTCCCTTGGTATTGTTGACTAGCTGTGGCGGCGGTGGAGAAACCGAAGCCCAAGACAGCGAACTGACCGAAACCGAGATGGAACCACAAGAAGAGGAAGTGGCTCCAATGGAAGAAGCTCCAAAGGCAATCGTAGCCTTGGCGCAGAGCAACCCTGAACTATCTACGCTAGTGGCTGCCCTCCAAGCCGCCGGCCTAGTAGAAGCCCTAGAAGGTGACGGCCCCTTTACTGTATTTGCTCCTACCAACGAAGCTTTTGCTGCTCTTGGCGAAACCCTTGACGAACTGCTAAAGCCCGAAAACAAGGAAAGACTGGCCAATATCTTGAAGTATCACGTAGTGCAAGGTTCGGTAATGTCTTCTGACCTAACCGACAACCAAAAAGCCGCCACACTCAATGGCGCTGAAATCACCATCAATACTGCCGACGGTGTACAACTCAACCAAAAAGCCAAGGTAACTGCTGCCGACGTAACAGCCCTCAATGGCGTAGTACACATCATCGATGCCGTAATCTTGCCACCCAATGCTCAATAA
- the ccsA gene encoding cytochrome c biogenesis protein has product MTSLNQHTPKGITWWKWMSIALLLYTVIAGMTFRVPDLPIIYESIRNLYFHVPMWFGMIFIFTASMVGAIRYLRSNDIRHDWLSVTSANVGMFMGILGLVTGMIWAQYTWGSPWHNDPKQVGSAVSLLIYAAYFVLRGSLQDPQRRAKISAVYNLYAYALLIPLLFILPRMTDSMHPGNGGNPGFNSYDLDSRMRMVFYPAVVGWTLLGAWLVDLQIRMRKLTARRQAAKVFQQKPSLAKINE; this is encoded by the coding sequence ATGACAAGCTTAAATCAACATACACCCAAAGGTATCACTTGGTGGAAATGGATGAGCATCGCGCTACTGTTATACACTGTTATCGCTGGGATGACCTTCCGGGTGCCCGATTTGCCCATCATCTACGAAAGCATCCGTAATCTCTATTTTCACGTACCGATGTGGTTTGGGATGATATTCATCTTCACTGCCTCTATGGTAGGCGCTATCCGTTATCTGCGTAGCAATGATATACGACACGATTGGCTTTCGGTTACCTCGGCCAATGTTGGGATGTTTATGGGTATCCTTGGCCTCGTAACTGGTATGATATGGGCTCAATACACTTGGGGCAGCCCTTGGCACAATGACCCCAAGCAGGTCGGGTCGGCTGTTTCCTTGCTCATCTATGCTGCCTACTTTGTGTTGCGCGGCTCCCTACAAGACCCCCAACGCCGCGCCAAAATTTCTGCTGTGTATAACCTATACGCCTATGCCCTACTTATTCCGCTGTTATTCATCCTCCCTCGAATGACAGACTCGATGCACCCTGGCAATGGTGGTAACCCAGGTTTCAACTCCTACGACCTCGACAGCCGCATGCGAATGGTCTTTTATCCCGCTGTTGTTGGTTGGACACTCTTGGGTGCTTGGCTGGTAGATCTCCAAATTCGTATGCGAAAGCTAACTGCCCGCCGCCAAGCAGCGAAGGTATTCCAACAAAAACCTTCTTTAGCCAAAATCAACGAATAA
- a CDS encoding cytochrome c maturation protein CcmE, which produces MKISHIIVLVVIAVVIGIIVSTTGNASQYVTFSEAKALAEQGRNNQIHVVGTLQKNEMGQIVGMHYDPIKDPNYFEFILIDNDQKPQRVVYSNPKPADFERSEQVVIIGKMVGEKKDTFLASKILMKCPSKYQENEFEIKEASIKP; this is translated from the coding sequence ATGAAAATCTCTCATATCATCGTCTTGGTCGTGATTGCTGTTGTTATTGGCATCATTGTCTCTACTACCGGCAACGCCAGCCAGTATGTAACCTTTAGTGAAGCCAAAGCGCTTGCAGAGCAAGGTCGCAACAACCAAATCCACGTAGTTGGTACGCTCCAAAAAAACGAAATGGGCCAAATCGTAGGCATGCACTATGACCCTATCAAAGACCCCAACTACTTTGAGTTTATCTTGATAGACAATGATCAAAAACCCCAGCGCGTGGTCTATAGCAACCCTAAGCCGGCAGACTTCGAGCGCTCGGAGCAAGTAGTGATTATTGGCAAAATGGTCGGTGAGAAAAAAGATACTTTCCTCGCCTCTAAAATCCTGATGAAGTGCCCCTCTAAATACCAAGAAAACGAATTCGAAATCAAAGAAGCCAGCATCAAACCCTAG
- a CDS encoding methyltransferase domain-containing protein has product MSSSVPSLTPDFWQARYEQSQIGWDIGAPSTPLKAYIDQLEDKNLRILLPGAGNAYEAAYLWQQGFRQVVVLDWAEAPLQAFAAQHPDFPKEQLIQADFFAHQGEYDLILEQTFFCALDPKLRAEYAAKMAQLLAPKGRLAGVWFHQVFENNQHPPFGGSAEDYIPLFEPYLQRKHSALCHNSIPPRAGTEWFFVWQLG; this is encoded by the coding sequence ATGTCTTCTTCAGTACCTTCACTTACTCCTGATTTTTGGCAAGCCCGCTACGAACAGTCGCAGATTGGCTGGGATATAGGCGCCCCCTCTACACCGCTCAAGGCCTACATCGACCAGTTGGAGGATAAAAATTTGCGTATTTTGCTGCCCGGTGCAGGCAATGCCTACGAAGCAGCCTACCTTTGGCAACAAGGTTTTCGACAGGTGGTTGTGTTGGATTGGGCCGAAGCGCCTCTCCAAGCTTTTGCGGCCCAACATCCCGATTTCCCGAAGGAACAGCTCATACAGGCGGATTTTTTTGCCCATCAAGGGGAGTATGACCTGATTCTGGAACAAACTTTTTTCTGTGCCCTCGACCCAAAACTGCGCGCAGAATATGCCGCCAAGATGGCGCAACTTTTGGCACCCAAAGGCCGGCTAGCAGGGGTATGGTTTCATCAGGTATTTGAAAACAACCAACACCCACCCTTTGGAGGCAGCGCCGAGGACTATATCCCTCTTTTTGAGCCATACCTACAGCGCAAACACAGCGCGTTGTGTCATAACAGTATTCCCCCAAGAGCCGGAACAGAATGGTTCTTCGTTTGGCAACTGGGGTGA
- a CDS encoding DUF1707 domain-containing protein, producing MATIPLYGIILGLALLGVYIVIITLVQIIEAIMFVTMSQEIFDARYNQLFVTANQTVATSNASVFGINHEIARLDTLFTEGKITFEEYEERLKNKLTNS from the coding sequence ATGGCTACGATACCCTTATATGGCATTATTTTAGGCTTAGCCCTTTTGGGTGTTTATATTGTAATAATCACATTGGTCCAAATAATCGAAGCGATTATGTTCGTAACCATGTCTCAAGAGATTTTTGATGCACGATATAATCAATTATTTGTAACGGCAAACCAAACAGTAGCGACAAGTAATGCCTCTGTTTTTGGTATAAATCATGAGATAGCCCGCTTAGATACGCTTTTTACAGAAGGAAAAATTACCTTTGAAGAATATGAGGAGCGGCTTAAAAACAAGCTCACCAATTCCTAG